A portion of the Tepidisphaeraceae bacterium genome contains these proteins:
- a CDS encoding transposase, with translation MRLDQLVCVDEFGAPVVPARWRTHGRAPPGERVVSRVPHGHWKTISTIAAMTTRGVVASASFDGATDTDTFVAFTQDALVPAIRGGDVVVMDNLAPTRPRRRGG, from the coding sequence GTGCGGCTCGACCAATTGGTCTGCGTCGACGAGTTCGGGGCTCCGGTGGTTCCGGCACGGTGGCGAACCCACGGCCGGGCCCCGCCGGGCGAGCGGGTCGTCTCGCGGGTGCCGCACGGGCACTGGAAGACGATCAGCACCATCGCCGCGATGACCACCCGGGGCGTCGTCGCCTCTGCCAGCTTCGACGGGGCAACCGATACGGACACGTTCGTCGCGTTCACGCAGGACGCCCTGGTGCCGGCGATTCGCGGCGGCGATGTGGTGGTGATGGACAACCTCGCCCCCACAAGGCCCCGGCGGCGCGGCGGCTGA